The following proteins are encoded in a genomic region of Corynebacterium atypicum:
- a CDS encoding peptide chain release factor 3 codes for MSTTAAEAHRRRTFAVIAHPDAGKSTLTEALALHAHVINEAGAVHGKGGRKATVSDWMEMEKDRGISIASSALQFEYAPAGHTGEPYMINLVDTPGHADFSEDTYRVLMAVDAAVMLIDATKGLEPQTLQLFRVCKARGLPIITVINKWDRPGRAPLELVDEIVTEIGLQPTPLYWPVGEAGDFRGLARITAHGEADEYVHFLRTAGGATVAPEEHYLPAQAHEREGDVWDTAQEEAELLAAAGAVHDEELFLACETSPVIFASAMLNFGVHQILDTLCALAPAPATWHADEKAVAASTSAMDAQREVDDEFSGVVFKVQAGMDKRHRDTLAFMRVASGEFDRGMQVIHAQSGRSFSTKYALTVFGRTRETVETAYPGDIVGLVNAGALAPGDTIFAGRKIQYPPMPQFAPEHFRTLRAKSLGKYKQFRKALEQLDAEGVVQILRNDARGDAAPVMAAVGPMQFDVMQARMENEYNVETVTEPIPYSVARRTDAESVAGLNRQRGVEVFTRTDGELIALFGDKWKLAFIQREHPEFTLEPLVADD; via the coding sequence ATGAGCACTACTGCCGCCGAAGCCCACCGCCGCCGCACCTTTGCCGTCATCGCCCACCCGGATGCCGGTAAGTCCACCCTGACCGAGGCCCTCGCGCTCCACGCGCACGTCATCAACGAGGCCGGCGCGGTGCATGGCAAAGGCGGACGCAAGGCCACCGTCTCTGACTGGATGGAGATGGAAAAAGACCGCGGCATCTCGATCGCATCGTCCGCACTCCAGTTCGAGTACGCGCCAGCAGGACACACCGGCGAGCCGTACATGATCAATCTCGTGGACACCCCCGGCCACGCCGACTTCTCCGAGGACACCTACCGCGTGCTTATGGCCGTCGACGCCGCGGTCATGCTTATCGACGCCACGAAGGGCCTTGAGCCACAGACTCTGCAGCTTTTCCGCGTCTGCAAGGCCCGCGGGCTGCCGATTATCACGGTGATCAACAAGTGGGACCGCCCGGGACGCGCGCCGCTGGAGCTGGTCGATGAGATCGTGACGGAGATTGGGCTGCAGCCCACGCCGCTTTATTGGCCCGTCGGCGAAGCCGGCGATTTTAGGGGCCTGGCGCGCATCACCGCCCACGGCGAGGCCGACGAATACGTCCACTTTCTGCGCACTGCGGGCGGGGCTACCGTCGCCCCCGAGGAGCACTATTTGCCCGCCCAGGCCCACGAGCGCGAGGGCGATGTCTGGGATACCGCTCAGGAGGAAGCGGAGCTGCTCGCAGCCGCCGGGGCCGTACACGATGAAGAGCTTTTCCTCGCCTGCGAGACGTCCCCGGTTATCTTCGCTTCGGCGATGCTGAACTTTGGCGTCCACCAGATCCTGGACACCCTATGCGCTCTTGCCCCCGCCCCCGCCACCTGGCACGCCGACGAGAAGGCGGTGGCGGCTTCAACAAGCGCCATGGACGCCCAGCGCGAGGTTGACGACGAGTTTTCCGGGGTCGTCTTCAAGGTGCAGGCCGGCATGGATAAACGCCACCGCGATACCTTGGCCTTTATGCGCGTCGCCTCGGGTGAGTTCGATCGCGGGATGCAGGTCATTCACGCCCAAAGCGGGCGCAGCTTTTCTACCAAATACGCGCTGACCGTGTTCGGTAGAACTCGCGAAACGGTGGAGACGGCCTACCCTGGCGACATCGTCGGACTGGTCAACGCCGGTGCGCTAGCCCCCGGCGACACGATCTTCGCCGGACGCAAGATTCAATATCCGCCGATGCCGCAATTCGCCCCGGAGCATTTCCGCACCCTGCGCGCGAAGTCGCTGGGCAAGTACAAGCAGTTCCGCAAGGCCCTCGAGCAACTCGACGCGGAAGGCGTGGTGCAGATTCTGCGCAACGACGCCCGCGGCGACGCCGCCCCGGTGATGGCCGCCGTAGGCCCCATGCAGTTCGATGTGATGCAGGCGCGGATGGAAAACGAATACAACGTAGAGACCGTCACCGAACCAATCCCATACTCGGTTGCTCGGCGCACCGACGCCGAGTCGGTGGCGGGCTTGAACCGGCAGCGCGGCGTCGAAGTGTTCACGCGCACCGACGGCGAGTTGATCGCGTTGTTTGGCGATAAATGGAAGCTCGCTTTCATCCAACGCGAGCACCCGGAGTTCACCCTCGAGCCGTTGGTGGCCGACGACTAA
- a CDS encoding fumarylacetoacetate hydrolase family protein, with protein MRLATLRTGEGLKAVRVESDTTAVVIEGYPCVGTLLQEDNWKDVAAAAEGEPVEFAKEDLAPVVPEPKKIVCVGLNYANHIKEMGRDLPKYPTLFVKFADALTGPYDDVVVPEWGTAELDWEGELAVVIGKRARRVVKEDADNYIAGYAVMNDYTQRDYQYRTLQWHQGKSLEKSAGFGPWLTTTDAWNRGGELATYLNEEKVQTTPTDDLVFNPAALIEYISHIYPLNPGDVLVTGTPGGVGHARDPKRYIGDSDTVAVEIDGLGRIENKTVFE; from the coding sequence ATGCGTCTAGCAACTCTGCGTACCGGCGAGGGCCTGAAGGCCGTGCGGGTCGAGTCCGATACCACAGCCGTGGTCATCGAGGGCTACCCCTGCGTGGGCACCCTGCTGCAGGAGGACAACTGGAAGGACGTCGCGGCGGCGGCTGAAGGCGAGCCTGTCGAGTTTGCCAAGGAAGATCTCGCGCCCGTCGTCCCAGAGCCCAAGAAGATCGTTTGCGTCGGCCTCAACTACGCCAACCACATCAAGGAGATGGGCCGGGACCTGCCTAAGTACCCGACGCTCTTTGTAAAGTTCGCCGATGCGCTCACCGGCCCCTACGACGACGTCGTGGTGCCCGAGTGGGGCACCGCCGAGCTCGACTGGGAAGGCGAGCTGGCGGTGGTCATCGGCAAGCGCGCCCGCCGCGTGGTCAAGGAGGATGCGGATAACTACATCGCCGGTTACGCCGTGATGAACGATTACACCCAGCGCGATTACCAGTACCGCACCCTCCAGTGGCACCAGGGCAAGTCGCTGGAAAAATCAGCCGGCTTTGGCCCGTGGCTGACCACCACGGACGCCTGGAACCGTGGCGGGGAGTTGGCCACCTACCTCAACGAGGAAAAGGTGCAGACCACGCCCACCGATGACCTGGTCTTCAACCCGGCCGCGCTCATCGAGTACATCAGCCACATCTACCCGCTCAACCCGGGCGACGTGCTGGTCACGGGCACTCCCGGTGGCGTGGGGCACGCCCGCGATCCGAAGCGCTACATCGGCGACAGCGACACGGTTGCCGTAGAGATCGACGGCCTCGGGCGCATCGAGAACAAGACGGTGTTCGAGTAA
- the pth gene encoding aminoacyl-tRNA hydrolase has translation MNTVRRFFSRILSPTATHSAPGRQARAADAPGDAGRAESAGNAESTEEPPAWIVVGLGNPGRKYEATRHNIGFMVLDQLAADHQTGLAPDPRLPGCTAGTQLAGQQVLLAQPRTFMNLSGEFVGPLMRRWNLPMQRLIVVHDELDLEVGRIRLRQGGSENGHNGLKSISAALGSRDYLRVRVGISRPPRGTSIPDYVLAPLETGELTNRAIDRAAAAIQLIVTSGLAKAQNSVHSC, from the coding sequence GTGAATACCGTGCGTCGTTTCTTCTCCCGGATCCTTTCCCCCACTGCAACTCATAGCGCGCCGGGCCGACAGGCCCGCGCCGCCGACGCACCAGGCGATGCCGGGAGAGCAGAATCCGCCGGTAACGCAGAATCCACGGAGGAGCCGCCGGCCTGGATCGTGGTCGGGCTCGGCAATCCTGGCAGAAAGTACGAGGCCACGCGCCACAATATTGGATTCATGGTTCTTGACCAGCTTGCCGCGGATCACCAAACCGGGTTAGCCCCCGATCCCCGCCTGCCCGGGTGCACCGCAGGCACCCAGCTTGCCGGGCAGCAGGTCCTCCTCGCCCAGCCCCGGACGTTTATGAACCTCTCGGGTGAGTTCGTCGGCCCCCTCATGCGCCGCTGGAACCTACCGATGCAAAGACTCATCGTGGTGCACGACGAGCTCGATCTTGAGGTGGGGAGGATCCGCTTGCGCCAGGGCGGGTCAGAGAACGGGCACAACGGTTTGAAGTCCATCAGTGCCGCGCTGGGTAGCCGCGATTACCTGAGGGTACGTGTGGGTATTTCGCGTCCACCGCGAGGCACCTCTATTCCCGATTACGTCCTGGCGCCGCTCGAAACCGGCGAGCTCACCAACCGGGCGATAGACCGCGCAGCCGCGGCGATTCAGCTGATCGTCACGTCCGGGCTCGCCAAGGCCCAAAACTCGGTCCACTCCTGTTGA
- a CDS encoding cupin domain-containing protein, protein MLGADYTASREDHEVPAATEEEQRELNEMYARMAEIYMKPLWTQIGGLMPSTPEPRAQAHHWHWKELYRLAQRSGELVPVGRGGERRAIGLANPGLDGNTYISPTLWCAIQYLIPGENAPEHRHSQNAFRFVTEGEGVWTVVNGDPVPMRRGDFLLTPGWNFHGHHNIATKPMAWIDGLDIPFAHQMDTGFFEYGTEELTDEDTPDRSRSEKLWAHPGLRPISFPGKQTASPIGRYSWEHTDAALADQLALEDAGHAGVVSPGHAAIRYTNPTTGGDVMTTIRAEFHRLRPSAGTTPVHEVGNRVFQLFEGSATIHVGDKTFQAEHGDIVNVPSWKKWSIEAGPDGADLFCFSDFPIFEALNLARTYTPKGI, encoded by the coding sequence ATGCTAGGGGCCGACTACACCGCCTCGCGCGAAGACCACGAGGTGCCCGCGGCGACCGAAGAAGAGCAGCGCGAGCTCAACGAGATGTATGCCCGTATGGCAGAGATTTACATGAAGCCGCTGTGGACGCAGATCGGCGGCCTCATGCCGTCGACGCCAGAGCCGCGGGCTCAGGCTCACCACTGGCACTGGAAAGAGCTCTACCGCCTGGCCCAGCGCTCCGGCGAGCTCGTTCCCGTCGGCCGCGGCGGCGAACGCCGCGCCATCGGCCTGGCTAACCCGGGTCTAGACGGCAACACGTACATCTCGCCCACCCTGTGGTGCGCGATCCAGTACCTCATACCGGGCGAGAACGCACCGGAGCACCGGCACAGCCAGAACGCCTTCCGCTTTGTCACCGAGGGCGAAGGCGTATGGACGGTGGTCAACGGCGACCCGGTGCCCATGCGTCGCGGCGACTTCCTACTGACTCCCGGGTGGAACTTCCACGGCCACCACAACATCGCAACCAAGCCCATGGCGTGGATCGACGGCCTGGATATCCCGTTCGCCCACCAGATGGACACCGGTTTCTTCGAATACGGCACCGAAGAACTCACCGACGAGGACACCCCGGATCGCTCCCGCAGCGAGAAGCTCTGGGCGCATCCCGGACTTCGACCGATCTCGTTTCCTGGCAAGCAGACGGCCTCGCCGATTGGCCGCTACTCCTGGGAGCACACTGACGCCGCGCTCGCCGACCAGTTGGCGCTCGAAGACGCCGGCCACGCCGGCGTGGTCTCGCCAGGCCACGCGGCGATTCGGTACACCAACCCGACTACCGGCGGCGACGTGATGACCACGATCCGCGCGGAGTTCCACCGTCTGCGGCCCTCGGCCGGCACCACTCCCGTCCACGAGGTGGGCAACCGCGTCTTCCAGCTTTTTGAAGGCTCGGCCACTATTCACGTCGGCGACAAGACTTTCCAGGCTGAGCACGGCGACATCGTCAATGTGCCATCGTGGAAGAAATGGTCGATCGAGGCGGGGCCGGACGGCGCAGATCTGTTCTGCTTCTCCGATTTCCCCATCTTCGAGGCCCTGAACCTGGCACGTACTTACACCCCGAAAGGAATTTAA
- a CDS encoding NAD(P)H-dependent flavin oxidoreductase gives MSLLESLPLPVIAAPMAGGPSTPQLVAAVAQAGGFGFLAGGTAQASELADDMRRAHAEVSAGEPGKSSHARGFGVNLFCRQNPYHRLDEVRRVARMLQPEFAARGLDGPRVPDVEYDFGWSDKLSAVLAAAAAGSGPAVVSCTFGCFTSEEVESLHEAGVEAWVTVTNERDALAAERVGADALVVQGPEAGGHRSTWTVETIPDLRPLPALPRAVHNNVSLPLVAAGGVSSASRVAAALELAGVRAVACGTAFLCADEAGTSTANRRLLAAGGPTESTRAFSGRYARGLATEFTRKHRELPPCYPHLNQMLAPLRGEPEFAYCLAGEGVADVHPAPAAALAAELAEEARGGRSQEAARSVEKSRRGEATADGA, from the coding sequence ATGAGCCTCCTGGAATCGCTACCGTTGCCCGTCATCGCCGCCCCGATGGCGGGTGGGCCCTCGACGCCGCAGCTGGTGGCAGCCGTTGCTCAGGCAGGTGGGTTCGGGTTCCTCGCCGGAGGCACGGCACAAGCTAGCGAGCTTGCCGACGACATGCGCCGGGCCCACGCGGAGGTTTCGGCGGGAGAGCCCGGAAAATCAAGCCACGCCCGCGGTTTCGGGGTGAACCTGTTCTGTCGCCAGAACCCCTACCATCGGCTCGACGAGGTACGTCGCGTGGCCCGCATGTTGCAACCGGAGTTCGCGGCCCGCGGCCTGGACGGGCCGCGCGTTCCCGACGTCGAATACGACTTCGGTTGGTCGGATAAACTTAGCGCCGTGCTCGCAGCGGCTGCGGCCGGCTCCGGGCCCGCCGTGGTCAGCTGCACCTTCGGCTGTTTCACCAGCGAGGAGGTGGAGAGCCTCCACGAGGCTGGCGTGGAGGCGTGGGTGACGGTGACCAACGAGCGTGACGCCCTCGCCGCCGAGCGGGTTGGCGCCGACGCCCTTGTCGTGCAAGGCCCGGAAGCCGGAGGGCATCGTTCGACGTGGACGGTAGAAACGATCCCGGACCTTAGGCCGTTGCCGGCGCTACCGCGCGCAGTACATAACAACGTGAGCCTGCCGCTTGTCGCCGCCGGGGGCGTGAGCAGCGCAAGCCGGGTTGCGGCGGCGCTAGAGCTCGCCGGAGTGCGTGCCGTGGCCTGCGGCACCGCGTTTTTGTGTGCCGACGAGGCCGGCACCAGCACGGCCAACCGGCGGCTGCTTGCCGCTGGCGGCCCGACGGAATCGACTCGAGCATTTTCTGGCCGCTACGCCCGGGGCTTAGCCACCGAGTTCACCCGGAAACACCGAGAGCTGCCACCGTGCTACCCGCACCTCAACCAGATGCTGGCCCCGTTGCGCGGTGAGCCGGAGTTTGCATACTGCTTGGCGGGCGAGGGAGTAGCTGACGTGCATCCCGCTCCCGCGGCTGCGCTAGCCGCAGAGCTGGCCGAAGAAGCCCGGGGCGGCAGGAGCCAGGAAGCGGCTCGTTCAGTCGAAAAGAGTCGACGAGGGGAGGCGACCGCCGATGGGGCGTAG
- a CDS encoding TetR/AcrR family transcriptional regulator yields MGLRETKKAATRAAMSEAAARIALTDGVEGLTVAAIARAAEVSTRTFHNYFAFREEPLIEYLAGQVHNITQQLVQIPLNVCIVEAAEQLLCAAVRRDETDFANSMGSLFRLADFLENSAGHNVQSTIQRELEPLMDNVQARHPHLGRYEASVVMQLLSTTAVEALEEYYQNPSYSDPEEGVELIHRAFRVLRLMGAPHHDKDSIAATFVDTAEADADQEPKPAQHGEETEKPQER; encoded by the coding sequence ATGGGACTGCGCGAAACAAAGAAGGCAGCAACGCGCGCGGCGATGTCCGAAGCAGCGGCACGCATCGCGCTAACTGACGGTGTCGAAGGCCTGACCGTGGCGGCGATAGCGCGCGCGGCGGAGGTATCTACCCGCACCTTCCACAACTACTTCGCGTTCCGTGAGGAACCCCTCATCGAGTACCTGGCCGGGCAAGTACACAACATCACCCAGCAGCTGGTCCAGATCCCGCTGAACGTGTGCATCGTCGAGGCCGCAGAGCAGCTACTGTGCGCTGCGGTGCGCCGAGACGAGACGGACTTTGCCAACAGCATGGGATCCTTGTTCCGACTGGCCGACTTCTTAGAGAATTCCGCCGGCCACAACGTCCAGTCCACCATCCAGCGCGAGCTCGAACCCCTGATGGATAACGTGCAGGCCAGGCACCCCCACCTCGGCCGCTATGAGGCATCTGTGGTGATGCAGCTGCTATCCACCACCGCCGTGGAGGCGCTCGAAGAGTACTACCAGAACCCCAGCTACTCCGACCCGGAAGAAGGCGTCGAGCTCATCCACCGGGCGTTCCGAGTACTGCGCCTCATGGGCGCACCCCACCACGATAAAGACAGCATCGCCGCGACCTTCGTCGATACCGCCGAAGCGGATGCCGATCAGGAACCCAAGCCCGCCCAACACGGCGAGGAAACCGAGAAGCCGCAGGAGCGCTAA
- a CDS encoding maleylpyruvate isomerase family mycothiol-dependent enzyme, whose translation MASAQLFSDLPLSERLALARRGTAHYSSQLALIDAVDFGEPTLLSGWSRAHLIAHVAYNAAALCNLMHWARTGEKTPMYASPDARGKEIEFGATLIPDALRNLHDHTVARLDVAWRDLPEKCWHNQVTTAQGRDVPAEETLWMRSREVWIHAVDLDVTAGFGDIPEVILRTLLHEIPGKWAGKGTGKDLVLVEEGGRGERVAVTESATREVRGSLAGLVRWAAGRGTGGVDTDAEPPRWL comes from the coding sequence ATGGCGTCGGCTCAGCTCTTTTCTGATCTGCCCTTATCGGAGCGGCTCGCGCTCGCCCGCCGCGGCACGGCGCACTATTCGAGCCAGCTTGCACTTATCGACGCCGTCGATTTCGGCGAGCCCACGCTCCTTTCCGGTTGGTCGCGGGCCCACCTCATCGCGCACGTCGCGTACAACGCCGCCGCCTTGTGCAATCTCATGCACTGGGCGCGCACCGGAGAGAAGACGCCGATGTACGCCTCGCCCGACGCCCGCGGCAAGGAGATCGAATTTGGCGCCACACTCATTCCGGACGCCCTACGTAACCTCCACGACCACACGGTGGCCCGGCTCGACGTCGCCTGGCGCGACCTGCCGGAGAAGTGCTGGCACAACCAGGTCACCACGGCCCAGGGGCGCGATGTCCCCGCTGAGGAGACGCTCTGGATGCGCTCGCGGGAGGTATGGATCCACGCCGTCGACCTGGACGTGACCGCGGGGTTCGGCGATATCCCAGAGGTGATCCTGCGCACGCTGCTGCACGAGATCCCGGGCAAATGGGCCGGCAAGGGTACTGGCAAAGACCTGGTGCTCGTCGAGGAAGGCGGCCGCGGCGAGCGGGTCGCTGTCACCGAGTCGGCTACGCGCGAAGTACGAGGCTCCCTTGCGGGCCTGGTGCGCTGGGCCGCGGGGCGCGGCACCGGCGGCGTCGATACTGACGCAGAGCCCCCGCGCTGGCTCTAG
- a CDS encoding membrane protein yields the protein MWHAVSFALLDSVNVLLIGVVVALGIMLPKKRSFARTAGLLIAGDWLGVLGLCLIVLLAFDGLGDVVGRFLQSPLFGMGLILVGLASLVLTWRSRPGDNAALVAKVLDPLLNPSRATVVVGVVLGVIQSATSVPFYAGLAAISAGGFSALERYLGLIGYATLALSLPALSAFFVALVRARPNSRAGRAFEWMRERPTLMAKAAGYLVAVLLTAIGAAAFV from the coding sequence GTGTGGCACGCGGTCTCTTTCGCACTCCTTGACTCGGTCAACGTCCTGTTGATCGGGGTCGTCGTGGCTCTGGGTATCATGCTGCCCAAAAAACGCAGCTTCGCGCGCACCGCGGGCCTGCTCATCGCCGGCGACTGGCTCGGCGTCCTCGGCCTGTGCCTGATCGTGCTCCTCGCCTTCGACGGCCTCGGCGACGTCGTCGGCAGATTCCTCCAATCCCCGCTCTTCGGTATGGGGCTCATCCTCGTCGGCCTGGCCTCCCTGGTGCTCACCTGGCGCTCTCGGCCGGGCGATAACGCAGCCTTGGTGGCAAAGGTGCTCGACCCGCTGCTCAACCCCTCCCGGGCTACGGTAGTCGTGGGCGTTGTTTTGGGAGTGATCCAATCGGCAACTTCAGTGCCGTTCTACGCGGGGTTGGCCGCCATCAGCGCCGGCGGCTTTTCCGCCCTTGAGCGCTACCTCGGGCTGATCGGTTACGCCACGCTGGCGTTGAGTCTTCCTGCGCTGTCGGCCTTCTTTGTCGCGCTGGTGCGCGCCCGGCCCAACTCACGCGCGGGCCGCGCCTTCGAGTGGATGCGCGAGCGACCGACCCTCATGGCTAAGGCCGCCGGCTACCTGGTTGCCGTCTTATTGACGGCGATCGGCGCGGCGGCCTTCGTCTAG
- the ppk2 gene encoding polyphosphate kinase 2, with product MSSKSTPLASDGSDRADKTVTTAKLDKKAYEKELKRLQAELVDMQQWVVETGARLVVIMEGRDAAGKGSAIKRITQYLNPRSCRIEALPAPNSREKGQWYFQRYVERLPTAGVIVIFDRSWYNRAGVERVMGFCTSEEYRRFLHQAPIFERLLVEDGIMLRKYWFSVSDEEQIARFQSRRNDPLRRWKLSPMDLQSITRWEDYSRAKDEMFIHTDIPAAPWYTVESEDKKRSRINVISHLLSSVPYEKIDRPLPEIPSRPVSDNDYQRPPRKEFRYVPDVAAKLEKTGKKKKKKAKSS from the coding sequence ATGAGCAGCAAATCCACGCCTTTGGCCAGCGATGGCTCCGATCGCGCCGACAAGACTGTTACAACCGCAAAGCTCGACAAGAAGGCCTACGAAAAGGAGCTGAAAAGGCTGCAGGCCGAGCTGGTGGATATGCAGCAGTGGGTCGTGGAGACGGGGGCGCGCCTCGTGGTCATCATGGAGGGCCGCGACGCCGCCGGTAAGGGCTCTGCCATCAAGCGGATCACGCAGTACCTCAACCCGCGCAGCTGCCGCATTGAGGCGCTGCCGGCGCCCAACTCCAGGGAGAAAGGGCAGTGGTACTTTCAGCGCTATGTCGAGCGCCTGCCCACTGCCGGCGTGATCGTGATCTTCGACCGCTCGTGGTACAACCGCGCCGGTGTCGAACGGGTCATGGGCTTTTGTACGTCCGAGGAATACCGTCGTTTCCTGCACCAGGCGCCGATCTTCGAGCGGCTGCTCGTCGAGGACGGCATCATGCTACGCAAGTATTGGTTCTCGGTCTCTGACGAGGAGCAGATTGCGCGTTTTCAATCGCGGCGCAATGATCCGCTGCGCCGGTGGAAGCTGTCCCCTATGGATCTGCAGTCGATTACCCGCTGGGAAGATTACTCGCGGGCAAAAGACGAGATGTTTATCCACACCGACATCCCTGCCGCCCCCTGGTACACCGTCGAAAGTGAGGATAAGAAGCGCTCGCGTATCAACGTGATCTCGCATCTGCTTTCTTCGGTGCCGTATGAGAAGATCGATCGGCCGCTACCGGAGATCCCTTCGCGGCCGGTCTCGGATAACGATTACCAGCGCCCGCCGCGCAAGGAGTTCCGCTACGTCCCAGACGTGGCGGCCAAGCTGGAGAAGACGGGCAAGAAGAAAAAGAAGAAAGCTAAGTCGAGCTAG
- a CDS encoding putative quinol monooxygenase, with amino-acid sequence MILINVKFRPKPEYVENFREKVEEFTAATRAEEGNIFFDWFRNTDDPNEYILVEAFQDDAAEAHVNSPHFKAAEDYFPTLLTQTPEIINTLIEGKTEWDAMAEFRVD; translated from the coding sequence ATGATCTTGATCAACGTTAAGTTCCGTCCGAAGCCCGAGTACGTGGAGAACTTCCGCGAGAAGGTCGAGGAGTTCACCGCCGCCACCCGCGCGGAGGAGGGCAACATCTTCTTCGACTGGTTCCGTAACACTGATGACCCCAACGAGTACATCCTTGTCGAGGCCTTCCAGGACGACGCCGCCGAGGCGCACGTGAACAGCCCGCACTTCAAGGCGGCCGAGGATTACTTCCCCACGCTGCTCACCCAGACCCCGGAGATCATCAACACGCTCATCGAGGGCAAGACCGAGTGGGATGCGATGGCGGAGTTCCGCGTCGACTAA
- a CDS encoding Cof-type HAD-IIB family hydrolase encodes MLPRLVAVDMDGTFLDSEGKIPPGFAQTYARLKEAGIHFTPASGRQLATLQDMFGHLGEELSFIAENGAVVAHQGQVTSTTTLGSEIPQAVVKAVAEFNATTARTRSAEGGRRAEKIWLIVCEANVGFLDDRHAAADPEVQKYYHSVEVVEDLAAVAAAGRVVKLAVFYPGDAEAVAAPLIARAAPHASVVVSGAHWVDVMNPEANKGRALAELAGYLDIPLADTVAFGDYLNDVELLRSAGTSYAMANAHPQLKEVATQIAPANSEYGVVKVLDQILASAPGTAS; translated from the coding sequence ATGCTGCCACGCCTAGTCGCCGTTGACATGGACGGAACTTTCCTGGACAGTGAAGGAAAAATTCCGCCCGGCTTTGCCCAGACTTACGCCCGCCTCAAGGAAGCCGGGATCCACTTCACCCCGGCCTCCGGGCGCCAGCTGGCCACCCTCCAGGACATGTTCGGTCACCTGGGCGAAGAGCTGAGCTTCATCGCAGAAAATGGCGCCGTCGTCGCCCACCAGGGCCAGGTCACGTCAACAACCACGCTGGGCTCTGAGATTCCCCAGGCAGTGGTAAAGGCGGTCGCCGAGTTCAACGCGACGACCGCACGCACCAGAAGCGCCGAGGGCGGGCGGCGGGCAGAAAAAATTTGGCTCATCGTCTGCGAGGCGAACGTCGGCTTTCTCGACGACCGCCACGCGGCGGCCGATCCCGAGGTGCAGAAGTACTACCACTCGGTGGAAGTGGTTGAGGATCTCGCGGCGGTGGCCGCAGCAGGCCGGGTGGTCAAACTCGCCGTCTTCTACCCCGGGGACGCCGAGGCCGTTGCTGCACCGCTGATCGCCCGAGCAGCGCCGCACGCGAGCGTCGTCGTCTCTGGGGCGCATTGGGTCGACGTCATGAACCCGGAGGCGAACAAAGGCCGCGCGCTAGCAGAGCTCGCCGGGTATCTCGACATCCCGCTGGCCGATACCGTGGCCTTCGGCGATTACCTCAACGACGTCGAGCTGCTACGCAGCGCCGGCACCTCCTACGCCATGGCTAACGCACACCCCCAGCTCAAGGAGGTGGCCACCCAGATCGCCCCGGCGAACAGCGAATACGGGGTGGTGAAGGTTCTCGACCAGATTCTCGCGTCCGCGCCCGGGACGGCTAGCTAG